A genome region from Roseiconus lacunae includes the following:
- a CDS encoding prenyltransferase/squalene oxidase repeat-containing protein has product MRELPFSRRSCCQIMAGGIVAAPSNVLGYKSLSNDRRWQRSQRWLLDQQSDDGGWHSKNYRDLEDGLGMTALVLYALSQRRTSNESEPADATRRGISFLETRLLKRLNDTSADTPLSRENYTIALLLAALRPYDEVVFAGLTQKLAIRLKQRQRKHTHDSEMSRMNAGGWGFSDSPMRDSVSQASANVSVTAYALEGLQAVGALTDVIQTAVLRFIDRCRSRERLTKSIGYFFTPNPNDPLNKAGSRRTSNGELHARAYRSATADALVCRLICLKQHQDPTTQAIFKYLCQDLREYLTQVDTKSHSVDVLRGIDFYHAASLGRVLRLNPEPQLLKLQLEYLRALESCRQDAGQYFSPYPWMRENDPLIATSFVLIASAALATP; this is encoded by the coding sequence ATGAGGGAATTGCCGTTCAGCCGCAGATCTTGCTGTCAGATTATGGCGGGCGGCATCGTAGCCGCACCGTCTAATGTCCTTGGATACAAGTCGTTAAGTAATGACCGACGATGGCAGCGAAGCCAACGATGGTTGCTCGATCAACAATCTGATGACGGTGGGTGGCATTCAAAGAACTACCGAGACCTGGAAGATGGGTTGGGAATGACAGCTCTGGTCTTGTATGCGTTGTCTCAGCGACGAACGTCAAACGAATCGGAACCAGCCGATGCGACACGCCGTGGGATTTCGTTCCTGGAAACGCGTCTATTGAAAAGACTCAACGACACCTCGGCGGACACGCCACTCAGCCGAGAGAATTACACAATCGCGCTGTTATTGGCAGCCTTGCGACCCTACGATGAAGTGGTCTTTGCTGGTCTAACTCAAAAGCTCGCAATACGACTCAAACAACGCCAACGGAAGCACACTCACGACTCCGAAATGAGCCGAATGAATGCCGGGGGATGGGGCTTTTCTGATTCGCCAATGCGAGATTCTGTCTCCCAGGCATCTGCCAATGTCTCTGTCACCGCTTATGCTCTCGAAGGACTCCAGGCCGTCGGCGCGTTAACTGATGTCATTCAGACCGCCGTATTGCGATTCATCGACCGGTGTCGTTCGAGAGAGCGACTCACCAAATCGATCGGTTATTTCTTTACACCCAACCCTAATGATCCGCTTAATAAAGCAGGAAGTAGACGTACTTCAAACGGCGAACTTCATGCCCGAGCGTATCGATCCGCGACGGCAGATGCTCTGGTTTGTCGATTGATTTGCCTCAAGCAACATCAAGATCCGACCACCCAGGCGATATTCAAATATTTGTGCCAAGACTTAAGGGAGTACCTAACTCAAGTTGACACTAAAAGTCATTCTGTCGATGTGCTTCGTGGGATCGATTTCTATCATGCCGCGTCATTGGGAAGAGTGTTGCGACTCAATCCGGAACCGCAGCTGCTTAAGCTGCAATTAGAGTACTTGAGGGCACTCGAATCATGCCGGCAAGACGCCGGGCAGTACTTTAGCCCCTATCCCTGGATGCGTGAAAACGATCCGTTAATTGCAACGTCGTTTGTTCTCATCGCATCGGCAGCTTTAGCGACACCGTAG